The Luteibacter flocculans genomic interval CATCGATCGCGCGCTGCTGGACCGGATGCCCTGGCTTGCGCAGCATCCGCGCCTGCGCAAACCCCTCGTCGGCATGCTGGAAAGCCTGGCCCACGAAGACCGGTTCAATCGCACACTCGCGTTTGCGGGCCCGGCGCAGGGCTTCGAGTTCTGCGAAAAGACGCTTGACTATCTCGGCGTGAGTTGCCGCGTCACCGAACGCGAACGCGAGAACATTCCGGTGGAGGGACCGCTCATCGTCGTGGCCAATCATCCGTTGGGCATGGTCGACGCCATCGCGCTCATCCAGTTGATCGGCTCGGTACGCCGTGACGTTCGCATCCTCGGTAACGACGTGCTCGCGGCCGTACCCCAGTTGGGCTCGCTGCTGCTGCCCGTGGACGTGTTCGGCAAGGGTGCCACCTCGAAGATGCGCGCGGTGTTCCGCGCCGTCGAGGCCGGCGAAGTGCTGATCATGTTCCCCGCGGGCGAAGTGTCGCGCGTGCGCCCGGGTGGCGTGCGTGACGGCAAGTGGTCCGACGGTTTCGCGCGCATCGCCATGCGTGCCGGTGTGCCGGTGCTTCCCGTGCATATCGCCGCGCGCAATTCGGTCGCCTTCTATGGCCTTTCCATGCTCGCCAAGCCGCTCAGCACCGCCATGCTGCCGCGCGAAGCGACCTCGGGCCGGCAGCGCGTGGGCTTCCGCATTGGCAAGCTGGTCGATGCGGATGAGCTGAAACAGACCAGCGGCGGCTCGTCGGAGCAGGCCGCGAAGCTGATGCGTCGGCATGTCTATCGACTTGCACGCCAGCGCGGTCTCGTGTTCGGCGGCCAGACGCCGCTGGCTCATCCGGAGCCGGTGGAGCGCGTTGTCGCGGAACTCGACAAGGCCGAACTGCTCGCCGAACTCGCCGATGGCAAGAAGATCCTGCTGATGCAGGGCTCGTCCGACAGCTATGCCATGCGCGAGATCGGGCGTCTGCGCGAACTCACGTTCCGCCGCGTGGGCGAGGGCACCGGCAAGCGCCGCGATCTCGACGCCTACGATGCGCTCTACGAACACCTTGTGCTGTGGGACGCGAAAGCTTTGCGCATCGTCGGTGCGTATCGCTTTGGCCATGGCGGTCGCTTGATCGCCGAGCACGGCATGAGCGCCCTGTACACATCCAGCCTGTTCGATTACTCGCCTGCACTGGAATCGCGCCTCGCTCAGGGTCTTGAACTCGGGCGTAGCTTCATCGCGCCTGCGTACTGGCGCTCGCGTGCGCTCGACCAGCTCTGGCAGGGCATCGGCCTGTACCTCCAGCGTCACCGCGAACTGCGTTATTTGTTCGGTCCTGTGAGCATGTCGGTCAGCATGCCGCGTGAAGCACGCGAGTGGATCGCGGCGGCTCACCAGCACTTCTTCGGTGTACAGGGTCTCGCCGCCGCGCGGCAGCCCTTCGTCATTCCGGAGGCCACCATCGATTCGGTGCGCCGCGAACTCGAAGGGCTCGATCCCGCAACCGGGCTGGGCAAGCTGAAGCATCGTCTCGATGCGCTCGGCGTCACGCTGCCGGTGCTCTATCGCCAGTACGTCGATCTCGTGGAACCGGAAGGTGTGCAGTTCCTTGCCTTCGGCGAAGACCCCGATTTCTCCGGCTGCGTGGACGGCCTGGTGATGCTCGACCTGGCCTCGCTCAAGCCGGCCAAGCGTTCGCGCTACCTCGGCAAGGTGTGACCACTTTCGGGCCGG includes:
- a CDS encoding lysophospholipid acyltransferase family protein, with translation MLSIDRALLDRMPWLAQHPRLRKPLVGMLESLAHEDRFNRTLAFAGPAQGFEFCEKTLDYLGVSCRVTERERENIPVEGPLIVVANHPLGMVDAIALIQLIGSVRRDVRILGNDVLAAVPQLGSLLLPVDVFGKGATSKMRAVFRAVEAGEVLIMFPAGEVSRVRPGGVRDGKWSDGFARIAMRAGVPVLPVHIAARNSVAFYGLSMLAKPLSTAMLPREATSGRQRVGFRIGKLVDADELKQTSGGSSEQAAKLMRRHVYRLARQRGLVFGGQTPLAHPEPVERVVAELDKAELLAELADGKKILLMQGSSDSYAMREIGRLRELTFRRVGEGTGKRRDLDAYDALYEHLVLWDAKALRIVGAYRFGHGGRLIAEHGMSALYTSSLFDYSPALESRLAQGLELGRSFIAPAYWRSRALDQLWQGIGLYLQRHRELRYLFGPVSMSVSMPREAREWIAAAHQHFFGVQGLAAARQPFVIPEATIDSVRRELEGLDPATGLGKLKHRLDALGVTLPVLYRQYVDLVEPEGVQFLAFGEDPDFSGCVDGLVMLDLASLKPAKRSRYLGKV